The genome window CACCGTTAGGTGCAGATCCATCCTCAGAATACTTTTTCGCTAGCTCACCAAAATCTGCAGTCTTAGCGCGAACCTGATCGCGATAACCGGCCAAGCGTCTTTCCGCATCTTGATCAGTTAAGCCAGCACGGCTACGCAATAGAATATGGCGAGCCATTGTCTGGGTCACCATAATATTTTGCGGGGTAGATGGTGCGCTCTCTTGTGGAGCCGCTTGTTGGACCTCAGGGGCACCAGCAACTAAGGCGCGACGATCAAGCACTTTAAGAACGTGATAACCGGCCGGACTCTTCACTACAGCATTAGCAACCTGACCGCCGCCAGTATTTCTGATCGCTTCATAAAATAATTGAGGCAAACGATCGGGGGTGCGATAACCCAACTCTTGGAATTTAATCTTTGGATTATCTTTTGCTGCCATCGCACCCAGCTGCAAGAAATCGACATCACCACGCGCTTCACGCAATAAAGACTCCGCCTTCTTTTTGGCCTCAGCTTGCGCCCCAGCACCACTAGAAACATCGACAGGAATAAAAATCTGCGCTACATCAATCTCTTCTGGCGCACCTTTGGCGGCAGGAGCAGAACGTGTTGCACCTCCTCCAGACACCGCACGATTGCGATCGGTAATGAAGTTATCAATTTCAGCATCAGAAATCTTAATCTTGCCCTCAACCTCTCTCTCGCGATAACGGCTAATAATCACGTCATCTCGTAACATTTGGCGATAGCGATCATAGCTACTACCTGTGGCGGCGATTTTGACCTTTAATTCCGCTACTGTTAATTTATTTTTTGCAGCGATATCCGCAATAATTTTGTCGAGCTCTTTATTGGTAACAATAATGCCTTCTTGTTCCGCATTCTGCAGTTGAATTTTTTCAATAATTAAACGCTCAAGAATTGTTTTCCTCAAAGTTGCAGCATCAGGCAATTTTGTTCCTTGCTTCTGAAGCGCTGCAATTCGATCATCAATTTCTTTGCGCGTTACATAACCGGTATTTACTACTGCAGCAACGCCATCGATGTTGCGAATTTTGCTATCCCCACCCGATGTAGTCTTTGAGCTATCTTGCGCAAACGCGCTATGAGCAAGCAAAGCTGCGCCAGCCAGCATCGTGGCAACGAAGACATTTTTAAATTGATTCCTATGCATCATTGATAGTTCTCATATATGGAAGGTGGTATAGGCTTAGAAGTAGGCATATATCCTGGAACATTAAGCTTCATGATATCAACTGGATTGCTTCCCGCGCTACCAAAGCCCCTAAATTCTATTTGGAATAAAACTTGAGTGGTAGTAATTTGCGAAGTATTGAGCACTTGTGAATATGCTCCACGGAAAGTCCAGCAATCCCGCATCCACTCTAGAGCCACTAGGCTGTTTAAAGTTTTAGTAGTAAGCGCATCGTAACCCCAGCGACCCAATACAGAGATTTCACGGGTGAGGGGCCATTGGCCTGAGATGTTGTATTGATCGGTAGTGGTCTGGGCCAATGTAGCTGGGGTTGGTCCAAGCGCCTGCGTTGGAGGCGTCCAAACATTTCGATAACCAAAGTTCAAACTTCTCCCCGGGGTTGGGCGCCAGCTACCACCCACGGTAGTTTGAACAAACTTATTTAATTGGGTGTTGTACTGCCCGAACATATCAGCACTAAAGTTACCAAGTAGTCGAACGGATGCCGAGCCTAAGGTATCAGAATAAGTGGTTGGATTCACAATATTCCCGTTTAGGCCTACGCGCTGGCCAGTAAAGTCTTGGCGTTGTGCAATCGTGACGTTTGCCCGCTCTGCGCCAGTGCTAGCCTCAATCATTCGGCTTGTAAGACCACCGGTCAATTTATTGTTATCCGCAATACGGTCATTACCAACAAAGGTATTCTCACTAAAAATTTGCGTTACGCCAAAGCCCGCATCGGTTGTATCGAATAGCGGTGTCAATGCTTGGTTTTGATAAGGCGTATACACATAGAACGCCCTAGGCTCCATAGTTAACAACATATCGCGCCCAAAGAAACCCTTCAACTCAGCAGCATCTCTTTCGAACGCCAAACCTGAATCCAAGCTAAATGTTGGAATAGCAAACCCCTGGGCTGGAGGGGCGCCTGGCGTATATGCACTAGCAGCATAGTTATTCGCCTGAAAGCTCACCTTAGGGGTGATGTAGTAACCAGGGGTGACTTGAGGCAAGGCCATTGCACCCTTAATCACAGTTCGGTCAGCCTGGCTATATAGGTAGCCGGCTGGGGCCGCTGCCAAGTTACCGTTCACGTTATAAGAAAACCGTGTGTAGTCGGTAGAGAAAGTAGTAATCGGTCCAGAAGGTAGCGTTAAGTACTTACCGGTGGCATCTGAAACCGTCGGTGTAAGGCGATTGCTATAACTCGCATTAATGTTTGGCAGGATGTTGTATGGAGACTGAACGATGGCGGTTGGATCCGGCTGCAAGGTCTGGAAGGTAACCGCCTTGGCTGACACATTCCAATTACTCAAGCTACCAGTCAAATTCTTGGTCGTTCCCACCTCTTGGCGGAACTGACTGGTTACTGCGCCAGCAATACTTTGTGAGAAGTCCGTTGGGTACAAATTATCTGAAACGCGCGCCACGTTGGCATAGCCCGTCCAAGCGCCCGCAATAGGAATGCCACCCAAACCTAATAAGTCACCACTAAAGTTTTGTCTCTGCTGCCAGTCATAGCGCCAGCGATCGGTGCCCGTTTTACGATCGTAAGGCAGGTAATCACCGCCCAACGTTCCTGCGTATTGCTTATCCAAGAATTGATACTTAGCACCCAACTGCACACCGCGCTGAGCCATCACCCGAGGTATTAATAACAAGTCTCGATTAGGGGCGATGTTGACGTAATACGGCTGAGTAATATCAATACCGTTATTGGAGTTATACCCCGCCACTGGCGCCAATATTCCAGAACGCCTTTGGTTTGATGTTGGCGCCGTGAAATACGGCACATAAGCGATAGGCACATCGAAGAAACGCATCACTCCATGCGTGCCCACCATTTCTTTTTGCTCGTTATCAATCTCAAGCGTACTGGCTGTGAAATACCAATCTAAATTTTCTGGAGTGCAGGTTGTATAAGTTGCTTTATCAAATACAAAAACATCTGATGTTTCGATGGTTAATTTTTTTGCATTGCCACTCGCGCGGTTATCGCGCAACTCATAATTGGGGGCATCCATTTCACCTTCGCGTGCGTCTACTTTGAAACGCGCCTTGGGCCCCCTGAATGTTGCATTCCCTTTTGAAAATTCTGTATTACCAATTAAATCTGCCACATCGGTATCGGGATCGTACTGAATTTCGTCCGCTTTTATCACTGCGCCATTGCGACGGATTTGAGCTCGTCCTTTGAGACGCATTTCACGATCAACAGTTCCCTCGATCGAATCGCTCGATGTAAACGTCAACGCCTTGCCATCTTCAATTGGTTTACCAACGCGTAACTGGTCATCTAACTTGAGAACAGTAACCTCACCACGATCTGGAATTAAAACGGTATTTTGGGACTTATTGGGATCACTAATTGGGGGCAAAGGAGCGGGTGCTTGCGCGCTCACTGGAAGGGCAAATTGCGACAATGCAACCCCCATGATGACGCGCAGGGTGACAGCTAAAATAAGAGGGGCGCAAAGGCCGGCGCGACGGCGATAATGACTCATAGATCCAGACCCGCCTTATTATACGAATCGACCATGACTGACTCTCGCTTAGACACCCTCCGCAGCTGGCTAAAAGGCCTCAAACCTAGCTGGCAATTAGATCTCCCCAGTTTGGCCCCTGCCTCGGCAGATGCCAGCTTTCGACGGTATTTCCGAATTGAGTCGAAAAATCCGGAATTTGGGACTTTGATCGTGATGGATGCCCCACCCCAACATGAGCCCCTAGATGCCTTTTTAAAGGTGGATTTATTGCTCGCGGAAGCAGGTTTAAATGTTCCTAAAATTTTGGAACAGAACGTTGTTGAAGGCTTTCTTTTACTCAATGACTTGGGCACCAAAACTTACTTAGCAGAGCTTAATCCTGAGAGCGCTGATCACCTTTACAAAGATGCGACGCATGCTCTAGTACAGATGCAATTGGCGAGCAAGCCAGACGTATTGCCAAACTATGATGAAGCTCTACTGCAACGCGAATTAGATTTGTTTCCGGAGTGGTATTTGAAGAAGCATCTCCAAATGGAATTAATGGAGGTTCAAGAGTCCCAAATCAAACAAGCATTTGCACTCATCATTAAAAATAATTTAGCTCAAGAAAAAGTGTACGTACATCGCGACTTTCATTCACGCAATCTCATGGTGACGGAAGTGAATAATCCAGGTGTGATTGATTTTCAAGATGCAGTGTATGGGCCAATTACTTACGACGCAGCCTCATTATGGCGCGATGCTTACATTGCATGGCCTGAAGAACGCGTCATTGATTGGGTGATTAAATTCTGGGAGGAAGGTCGCAAAGCTGGGCTACCCATGACCGATGATTTTGGACAGTTCTATCGTGACTTTGAATGGATGGGTTTGCAGCGCCACCTCAAAGTCTTAGGTATTTTTGCCAGACTCTTTCATCGAGATGGCAAAGATGGATACCTCAAAGATATTCCTTTAGTTTTGGAATACGCGATTGCGACTGCCCATCGATATATTGAACTTAAACCGT of Polynucleobacter sp. AP-Nino-20-G2 contains these proteins:
- a CDS encoding peptidylprolyl isomerase — its product is MMHRNQFKNVFVATMLAGAALLAHSAFAQDSSKTTSGGDSKIRNIDGVAAVVNTGYVTRKEIDDRIAALQKQGTKLPDAATLRKTILERLIIEKIQLQNAEQEGIIVTNKELDKIIADIAAKNKLTVAELKVKIAATGSSYDRYRQMLRDDVIISRYREREVEGKIKISDAEIDNFITDRNRAVSGGGATRSAPAAKGAPEEIDVAQIFIPVDVSSGAGAQAEAKKKAESLLREARGDVDFLQLGAMAAKDNPKIKFQELGYRTPDRLPQLFYEAIRNTGGGQVANAVVKSPAGYHVLKVLDRRALVAGAPEVQQAAPQESAPSTPQNIMVTQTMARHILLRSRAGLTDQDAERRLAGYRDQVRAKTADFGELAKKYSEDGSAPNGGNLGWMGPGDLVPEFDQAMNRLQIGEVSNPVKTEFGWHLIQVLERREAQLTVEKQRQFARAAIRERKFEQAYQDWLRELRDTATVKIINADDPASSSR
- a CDS encoding LPS-assembly protein LptD, yielding MSHYRRRAGLCAPLILAVTLRVIMGVALSQFALPVSAQAPAPLPPISDPNKSQNTVLIPDRGEVTVLKLDDQLRVGKPIEDGKALTFTSSDSIEGTVDREMRLKGRAQIRRNGAVIKADEIQYDPDTDVADLIGNTEFSKGNATFRGPKARFKVDAREGEMDAPNYELRDNRASGNAKKLTIETSDVFVFDKATYTTCTPENLDWYFTASTLEIDNEQKEMVGTHGVMRFFDVPIAYVPYFTAPTSNQRRSGILAPVAGYNSNNGIDITQPYYVNIAPNRDLLLIPRVMAQRGVQLGAKYQFLDKQYAGTLGGDYLPYDRKTGTDRWRYDWQQRQNFSGDLLGLGGIPIAGAWTGYANVARVSDNLYPTDFSQSIAGAVTSQFRQEVGTTKNLTGSLSNWNVSAKAVTFQTLQPDPTAIVQSPYNILPNINASYSNRLTPTVSDATGKYLTLPSGPITTFSTDYTRFSYNVNGNLAAAPAGYLYSQADRTVIKGAMALPQVTPGYYITPKVSFQANNYAASAYTPGAPPAQGFAIPTFSLDSGLAFERDAAELKGFFGRDMLLTMEPRAFYVYTPYQNQALTPLFDTTDAGFGVTQIFSENTFVGNDRIADNNKLTGGLTSRMIEASTGAERANVTIAQRQDFTGQRVGLNGNIVNPTTYSDTLGSASVRLLGNFSADMFGQYNTQLNKFVQTTVGGSWRPTPGRSLNFGYRNVWTPPTQALGPTPATLAQTTTDQYNISGQWPLTREISVLGRWGYDALTTKTLNSLVALEWMRDCWTFRGAYSQVLNTSQITTTQVLFQIEFRGFGSAGSNPVDIMKLNVPGYMPTSKPIPPSIYENYQ
- a CDS encoding aminoglycoside phosphotransferase family protein, translating into MTDSRLDTLRSWLKGLKPSWQLDLPSLAPASADASFRRYFRIESKNPEFGTLIVMDAPPQHEPLDAFLKVDLLLAEAGLNVPKILEQNVVEGFLLLNDLGTKTYLAELNPESADHLYKDATHALVQMQLASKPDVLPNYDEALLQRELDLFPEWYLKKHLQMELMEVQESQIKQAFALIIKNNLAQEKVYVHRDFHSRNLMVTEVNNPGVIDFQDAVYGPITYDAASLWRDAYIAWPEERVIDWVIKFWEEGRKAGLPMTDDFGQFYRDFEWMGLQRHLKVLGIFARLFHRDGKDGYLKDIPLVLEYAIATAHRYIELKPLARILESTRTSVTQNKSV